From Brassica oleracea var. oleracea cultivar TO1000 chromosome C3, BOL, whole genome shotgun sequence, a single genomic window includes:
- the LOC106333670 gene encoding ninja-family protein AFP3, protein MVVESTSMATKIGIDEDVEVELELCLSLGGPFKKSDKAIIMRCANDIGVDLNDGTTTYEVKETGKKREAKQQQRSRGEGGECKRIRTECKEATNGVDLGLSFGDMGNGYGSGRYKQNSKDVTIGSPISSTSDVSDPSSSPCQEGGTSVLGENPDQTKPVRSPVNNTLTGTEETRITDGPNDAVVKESQECSNSIAKEAGKPPKPRPNSNGINGGLLPFAKMPFVTSTGNGPDGKTVNGFLYRYSKSEISIICVCHGTSFSPAEFIIHAGGTHVSHPLRHITVVPSTF, encoded by the exons ATGGTTGTTGAATCTACATCAATGGCAACAAAGATTGGGATAGACGAGGATGTTGAAGTCGAGCTTGAGCTATGTCTTTCTCTGGGAGGTCCTTTCAAGAAATCAGACAAAGCCATCATCATGAGATGCGCCAATGATATTGGCGTTGATCTTAATGACGGGACCACAACGTATGAGGTCAAAGAGACAGGGAAGAAGCGAGAAGCGAAGCAGCAACAGAGAAGCAGAGGAGAAGGAGGAGAGTGCAAGAGGATCAGAACAGAATGTAAAGAAGCTACTAACGGCGTGGATTTGGGTTTGAGCTTCGGTGATATGGGTAACGGGTACGGGTCGGGTCGATATAAGCAGAATAGCAAAGACGTTACAATTGGGTCACCCATTAGCAGCACGTCCGACGTTTCCGATCCCAGCAGCTCGCCATGCCAAGAAG GTGGAACTAGCGTACTTGGGGAAAATCCAGATCAAACAAAACCGGTTAGATCTCCGGTTAACAACACTCTAACCGGTACAGAGGAAACGCGGATCACGGACGGTCCAAACGATGCGGTGGTAAAGGAGTCGCAAGAATGTTCCAATTCTATAGCCAAAGAAGCTGGAAAGCCTCCGAAACCACGCCCAAATAGCAACGGAATTAACGGCGGTTTGCTTCCGTTTGCTAAGATGCCGTTCGTGACTAGCACCGGTAACGGACCCGATGGCAAAACTGTAAATGGGTTTCTGTATCGGTACTCAAAATCAGAGATCAGTATAATCTGCGTCTGTCACGGAACGTCATTCTCTCCGGCTGAGTTCATCATCCACGCCGGTGGGACCCATGTCTCGCATCCGTTGAGACATATAACTGTTGTTCCGTCAACGTTTTAA
- the LOC106332699 gene encoding RPM1-interacting protein 4-like, with the protein MTNRPHVPKFGDWSNQDQPFTVVFDNARTNKRADLYESLENSDIKTPPQPAPRIPRPEPPKPAREGTPRAPPPTERNKVRAPPADQLYGGGRDGGGLYGGYVGGGGSGNRQQHAPPRPAQTQPRPNLRGGSNGRGGTTIPPFPGSVGSGENMSYTHIFDQVKEERREGARPYGGTAGNTPSRPINSQHESPSPNSSKVCCFPWGRKGSKY; encoded by the exons ATGACA AACCGTCCGCATGTTCCAAAGTTTGGGGACTGGAGCAACCAAGACCAGCCATTCACGGTCGTCTTCGATAACGCGAGGACGAACAAACGAGCAGACTTGTACGAATCTCTAGAGAACTCAGATATCAAAACTCCTCCTCAACCTGCTCCTAGAATTCCACGACCTGAACCACCAAAACCAGCTAGAGAGGGCACGCCAAGAGCACCTCCACCAACCGAGAGAAATAAAGTCAGAGCTCCTCCTGCTGACCAGCTCTACGGCGGAGGCAGAGATGGAGGCGGATTATACGGAGGTTATGTAGGTGGAGGCGGTTCAGGAAACCGGCAGCAACACGCTCCTCCTCGTCCCGCACAGACACAGCCTAGACCCAATCTTAGAGGCGGCAGCAACGGAAGG GGAGGGACGACGATTCCACCATTTCCAGGGTCAGTAGGTTCAGGGGAGAACATGAGTTACACACACATTTTCGACCAAGTGAAAGAAGAGAGGCGTGAAGGTGCCAGACCCTACGGTGGAACAGCCGGAAACACTCCATCTCGCCCCATCAACAGTCAACATGAATCTCCCTCCCCAAACTCCTCCAAG GTCTGTTGTTTCCCATGGGGCCGAAAGGGAAGTAAATACTGA
- the LOC106331807 gene encoding Usher syndrome type-1G protein-like, producing MYADRLESESGSRKLVKDRINGGSSDNSTPSRRVTGKRQRQDDKWEHDLFSSDKPQLSNRRVDSGDLRMKLQKRHHGTQSGSGVRDLREKLSGTMNVQPKSKVETARPSLKSVVTGTATETTRRTSSQATRKKSQQAGASVDSFLESLGLEKYSTAFQVEEVDMDALMHMTDDDLKAMLIPMGPRKKILLELGSKR from the exons ATGTATGCTGATAGATTGGAGTCCGAGTCTGGAAGCAGGAAACTCGTAAAGGATCGAATCAATGGCGGTTCTAGCGACAACTCTACTCCCTCGCGACGAGTGACTGGGAAAAG GCAAAGGCAGGATGACAAATGGGAGCATGATCTTTTCAGTAGTGACAAGCCTCAACTCTCAA ATCGCAGAGTTGATTCTGGAGATCTCCGCATGAAGCTTCAGAAGAGGCATCATGGGACTCAAAGTGGTTCAGGCGTGAGGGATTTACGGGAAAAGCTCTCTGGGACAATGAATGTGCAACCAAAATCTAAAGTGGAGACTGCTAGACCGAGCTTGAAGAGTGTAGTGACTGGAACTGCAACAGAGACTACTAGAAGAACTTCAAGTCAAGCTACCAGGAAGAAGTCACAGCAG GCTGGTGCGTCGGTTGATAGCTTTCTGGAATCATTGGGTCTCGAGAAATATTCAACAGCTTTTCAAGTGGAAGAA GTTGATATGGATGCTCTCATGCATATGACAGATGATGACCTCAAGGCTATGCTTATACCAATG GGCCCAAGGAAGAAGATACTTCTTGAATTGGGATCAAAACGCTAA
- the LOC106328392 gene encoding probable glucan endo-1,3-beta-glucosidase A6 yields the protein MSVLHLLALSLLVSVSGAKFSGRPGVNYGQLGDNLPSPSDSVKLIQSLNAKRVKLYDANPAILAALNATDIAVSVMVPNELIVNISKSSSLSDEWIRSNILPFHPSTKIRYLLVGNEILTSADSELKSALVPAMRKIQRSLKKLGVKKVKVGTTLAVDVLKTSFPPSSGEFRSDISGSVMKPMLQFLNRTKSFLFVDVYPYFPWAQDPAHVDLGYALFESTNVTVTDPATNLTYHNLFDQMIDAFVFATSRLGYPDLRIWVAETGWPNNGDYDQIGANVYNAATYNRNVVKKLSAEPPVGTPARPGKVLPSFIFALFNENQKTGPGTERHFGLLHPNGSRVYEIELSGETTEYKETLPAPENNEVYKGKIWCVVAKGANWTQLGEALSYACSQGNNTCDPIKSGGPCHKPDLTVLHASYAFSSYWASFRKTGGTCSFNGLATQTIKDPSFGRCEFPSVTL from the exons ATGAGTGTTCTACATCTCCTCGCTCTGTCTCTGCTCGTATCTGTTTCAG GAGCAAAGTTCTCAGGCCGACCAGGAGTCAACTACGGCCAGCTAGGAGACAACCTCCCGTCTCCGTCAGACTCAGTCAAGCTCATCCAATCCCTAAACGCAAAACGTGTTAAGCTCTACGACGCCAACCCAGCCATCCTCGCCGCATTAAACGCCACCGACATCGCCGTCTCCGTCATGGTCCCTAACGAGCTCATCGTCAACATCTCAAAATCGTCATCCCTCTCCGACGAGTGGATCCGATCCAACATCCTCCCGTTTCACCCCTCCACCAAGATCCGTTACCTCCTCGTCGGCAACGAGATCCTCACCTCCGCGGACTCCGAGCTCAAATCAGCTCTCGTTCCGGCGATGCGCAAGATCCAACGGTCGTTGAAGAAACTCGGCGTGAAGAAAGTCAAAGTGGGGACCACGCTCGCCGTCGACGTTCTCAAGACCTCGTTTCCTCCTTCGAGCGGCGAGTTCCGTTCGGATATTTCCGGTTCGGTTATGAAACCGATGCTACAGTTCCTAAACCGGACCAAATCTTTCCTCTTCGTTGACGTCTACCCGTACTTCCCATGGGCCCAAGATCCGGCCCATGTAGATCTCGGTTACGCGCTTTTCGAATCCACCAACGTCACCGTAACGGATCCCGCCACGAATCTCACCTACCACAACCTCTTCGACCAAATGATCGACGCTTTCGTCTTCGCCACGTCACGCCTCGGGTACCCGGATCTTCGAATCTGGGTCGCGGAAACGGGCTGGCCCAACAACGGCGACTACGACCAGATCGGAGCCAACGTCTACAACGCCGCGACTTACAACCGCAACGTCGTCAAAAAACTCTCCGCCGAGCCTCCGGTTGGAACTCCGGCGCGGCCCGGGAAGGTTCTCCCGTCGTTCATCTTCGCCTTGTTCAACGAGAATCAGAAAACGGGTCCGGGCACGGAGCGGCATTTCGGACTCTTGCATCCGAACGGGTCTCGGGTCTACGAGATTGAGTTGTCGGGGGAGACGACGGAGTACAAGGAGACGTTGCCGGCGCCGGAGAACAATGAGGTGTACAAAGGGAAGATATGGTGCGTGGTGGCTAAAGGAGCGAATTGGACTCAGCTTGGTGAAGCTCTATCGTACGCTTGCTCACAGGGGAATAATACTTGCGACCCGATTAAATCCGGAGGACCTTGTCATAAACCGGATTTAACCGTGTTGCATGCTAGCTACGCGTTTAGCTCTTATTGGGCTAGCTTTCGTAAGACCGGTGGGACTTGCTCGTTTAATGGCCTTGCCACTCAAACCATCAAAGATCCGA GCTTTGGACGTTGCGAGTTTCCGAGCGTGACACTGTGA
- the LOC106336316 gene encoding transcription initiation factor TFIID subunit 3-like: MSRCFPFPPPGYEKKISTDEANPLIKEKQKKEKKHKKDKEKKKDRETSKDKHKERKERKEKHKDKKDKDRDKEKSSTSEDKKAVVGVLPNTKDREQLVTNNGNGESKFIQDLARRIRDEEATDSQSVGKISFPNGVTENKPMSQNNHRKVDEKRSYTMAKRSENAVLRVPSSTDQKGSDVMVKPSEKKDHEKNHRRESVTKSDLPSDSERIKKNEPKYTTHRSSQEEKEQIGHDKPKYVEGGPRLKERDLDFRVHDLSKASVKNLTAGGVLGKRKDHETNGFLYENGSRQNKIQRPAASPITSVENGRKLGGCQTLTKPVTELQGPVCSNPLVKDEDRVNGFVDSQEPKDRPKKVKENGETSAKKRPHPDLKYLDQILNVPQREELREVGENEEQEWLFGQSGVKLLKKPRIDSSTTSLDESLQVWNQALRLESADTVALPYVVPF, translated from the exons ATGTCTCGTTGCTTCCCGTTTCCACCTCCAGGATATGAGAAGAAGATTAGCACCGATGAAGCAAACCCTTTGATAAAG GAAAAACAAAAGAAGGAAAAGAAGCACAAAAAGGATAAGGAAAAGAAAAAAGATAGAGAAACAAGCAAAGACAAACACAAGGAACGGAAGGAGAGAAAGGAGAAACATAAAGACAAGAAAGACAAAGACCGTGATAAAGAAAAGAGCTCAACTTCAGAGGACAAAAAAGCTGTTGTTGGTGTTCTGCCCAACACAAAGGACAGGGAACAGCTTGTGACAAATAATGGTAATGGAGAGTCTAAGTTTATTCAGGATCTGGCAAGAAGGATCAGAGATGAAGAAGCTACAGACAGCCAAAGTGTGGGAAAGATTAGTTTTCCCAATGGAGTCACAGAGAACAAGCCAATGTCACAAAACAACCATAGGAAAGTTGATGAAAAGCGAAGCTACACCATGGCAAAAAGGTCTGAAAATGCGGTTCTTCGAGTACCATCCAGCACTGATCAGAAAGGATCTGATGTTATGGTTAAACCATCGGAGAAAAAGGATCATGAGAAGAATCACCGCAGGGAAAGTGTTACCAAGAGTGATTTGCCATCGGACAGCGAAAGGATAAAGAAAAACGAACCAAAGTACACAACACATAGAAGTAGTCAAGAGGAGAAAGAGCAAATTGGTCATGACAAACCAAAGTATGTAGAGGGAGGGCCGAGGCTAAAAGAGAGAGACTTAGACTTTAGAGTGCATGACCTTTCAAAGGCAAGCGTTAAAAATCTCACCGCAGGTGGAGTACTTGGCAAACGGAAAGATCATGAGACAAATGGTTTCTTGTATG AGAATGGATCTAGGCAAAACAAGATACAGAGGCCAGCTGCTTCTCCAATAACATCCGTGGAAAACGGGAGGAAGTTGGGAGGATGCCAAACTCTTACTAAACCTGTTACTGAGTTGCAAGGACCAGTGTGTAGTAATCCACTGGTCAAGGACGAGGATAGAGTTAACGGTTTCGTTGATTCTCAAGAACCCAAAGATCGTCCAAAGAAAGTGAAAGAAAACGGTGAAACATCAGCAAAGAAGCGGCCTCATCCGGACTTGAAGTATTTGGATCAGATACTGAATGTACCGCAGAGGGAGGAACTGCGTGAGGTTGGTGAAAATGAGGAACAAGAGTGGTTGTTTGGTCAGTCTGGAGTGAAATTACTAAAGAAGCCAAGGATAGATTCTTCTACCACTTCATTGGATGAGTCTCTGCAAGTCTGGAACCAGGCTCTTAGATTAGAATCTGCTGATACGGTTGCTCTTCCATATGTGGTTCCCTTCTAG
- the LOC106335789 gene encoding probable xyloglucan glycosyltransferase 6, with product MSRSQNEEFQQWWNKQRNRDHDGGDDEAFLTVEIRTPAVDPTDKDRIRTRTLRQLSRLYLLRLKQLASSSVWIASSFLHLLRTANRRIANDNPPSSTSSARLYRLIKAFLVLVVLLLCFELAAYFKGWHFTPPSVASAEAAVEVAYAWWLEIRASYLAPPLQSLTNVCIVLFLIQSVDRLVLVLGCFWIKLRRIKPVAAMEYPAKPVGEGIRLEDYPMVLVQIPMCNEKEVYQQSIGAVCMLDWPKERMLIQILDDSSELDVQVLIKAEVQKWQQRGVRIVYRHRLIRTGYKAGNLKAAMNCEYVKDYEFVAIFDADFQPPAEFLKKTVPHFKGREDLALVQTRWAFVNKDENLLTRLQNINLSFHFEVEQQVNGVFINFFGFNGTAGVWRIKALEDCGGWLERTTVEDMDIAVRAHLCGWKFIYLNDVKCLCELPESYEAYKKQQYRWHSGPMQLFRLCFMDILRSKVSVGKKANMIFLFFLLRKLILPFYSFTLFCVILPLTMFFPEANLPSWVVCYIPGIMSILNIIPAPRSFPFIVPYLLFENTMSVTKFGAMISGLFKFGSSYEWVVTKKLGRSSEADLIAYAESGSLVESTNIQRSSSDSGLTELSKLGAAKKAGKTKRNRLYRTEIALAFILLAASVRSLLSAQGIHFYFLLFQGLTFVIVGLDLIGEQVS from the exons ATGTCTCGCTCCCAGAACGAGGAGTTTCAGCAATGGTGGAATAAGCAGCGGAACAGAGACCACGACGGCGGCGACGACGAAGCATTCCTCACCGTCGAAATCCGAACTCCGGCCGTTGACCCGACGGACAAAGATCGGATCCGGACACGGACCCTCCGCCAGCTCTCCCGCCTCTACCTCCTCAGGCTCAAGCAGCTCGCCTCCTCCTCCGTCTGGATAGCCTCCTCCTTCCTCCACCTCCTCCGCACCGCCAACCGCCGCATCGCCAACGACAATCCCCCCTCTTCGACCTCCTCCGCGAGGCTGTACCGTCTGATCAAGGCCTTCTTGGTCCTCGTCGTCCTCCTCCTCTGCTTCGAGCTCGCCGCCTACTTCAAAGGGTGGCACTTCACGCCTCCCTCGGTTGCCTCCGCCGAGGCCGCCGTGGAGGTGGCTTACGCTTGGTGGCTCGAGATCAGGGCGTCTTACTTGGCGCCGCCGCTTCAGAGCTTGACTAATGTCTGCATTGTCCTCTTCTTGATTCAATCTGTGGACCGTCTGGTGCTTGTGCTTGGATGCTTCTGGATCAAGCTCCGTAGGATTAAGCCTGTTGCGGCTATGGAGTACCCGGCTAAACCGGTTGGAGAAGGGATTAGATTGGAGGATTATCCTATGGTGCTTGTGCAGATCCCTATGTGCAATGAGAAAGAG GTTTACCAACAGTCCATTGGAGCGGTGTGTATGCTTGACTGGCCGAAAGAGAGAATGCTGATCCAGATTCTTGATGACTCAAGTGAGTTAGATGTTCAGGTGCTTATAAAGGCTGAAGTACAGAAATGGCAGCAAAGGGGTGTTCGGATAGTGTACAGACACCGTCTCATTCGCACTGGTTACAAGGCTGGAAACCTCAAAGCTGCAATGAACTGTGAATACGTCAAAGATTACGAGTTTGTCGCCATATTTGATGCAGATTTCCAGCCCCCTGCAGAGTTTTTGAAGAAAACTGTGCCTCATTTCAAG GGGAGAGAAGACTTAGCCTTGGTCCAAACACGGTGGGCCTTTGTGAACAAAGACGAAAACTTGCTAACAAGGCTACAGAACATAAACTTGTCTTTCCACTTCGAAGTCGAACAACAAGTTAACGGTGTCTTTATCAACTTCTTTGGCTTCAATGGAACTGCTGGTGTTTGGAGAATCAAAGCCCTGGAGGATTGTGGTGGTTGGTTGGAGCGAACAACTGTTGAAGACATGGATATAGCTGTCCGTGCTCATCTTTGTGGATGGAAGTTCATCTATCTCAATGACGTCAAG TGTCTCTGTGAGCTTCCGGAGTCCTATGAGGCGTACAAGAAGCAGCAGTACCGTTGGCATTCAGGTCCAATGCAACTGTTCCGTTTGTGTTTCATGGACATTCTTCGCTCAAAG GTGAGTGTAGGCAAGAAAGCTAATATGATATTTCTCTTCTTCTTGCTAAGGAAGCTTATCTTACCATTCTACTCATTCACTCTCTTCTGCGTCATTCTCCCATTGACAATGTTCTTCCCAGAAGCTAACTTACCGTCGTGGGTCGTTTGCTACATCCCCGGGATCATGTCCATCTTAAACATCATCCCAGCCCCAAGATCTTTCCCTTTCATCGTCCCTTACCTCTTGTTTGAAAACACAATGTCTGTCACCAAGTTTGGAGCCATGATCTCGGGTTTGTTCAAGTTTGGAAGCTCTTACGAGTGGGTGGTCACCAAGAAGCTGGGGAGATCCTCTGAGGCTGATCTGATTGCCTACGCGGAGTCAGGCTCTTTGGTTGAGTCCACGAATATTCAAAGATCGTCATCTGATTCGGGTTTAACCGAGCTAAGCAAGCTAGGAGCGGCTAAGAAAGCTGGGAAGACTAAAAGAAACCGTCTGTACAGAACAGAGATTGCTTTGGCTTTCATCCTCTTGGCTGCCTCGGTGAGAAGCTTGTTGTCTGCGCAAGGGATACACTTCTACTTCCTCTTGTTCCAAGGACTCACTTTTGTGATTGTTGGTCTGGATTTGATCGGAGAACAGGTCAGTTAG